From the Solanum pennellii chromosome 4, SPENNV200 genome, one window contains:
- the LOC107017823 gene encoding E3 ubiquitin-protein ligase RKP isoform X1, whose translation MAEDGLRIGIGGLSSGLAVVLNGEDRKESSQKTHLVSYCDGFGDQSVERTLEHIFDLPYKCIKSLSCSIDAEMVRLVIKNEFLKYHINQKTVTDRKREGVLTAGGDGCKHQVIQLEESSICGDIRIVKHPLIMESHSLFSSARANACVWKGKWMYEVTLETSGIQQLGWATLSCPFTDHKGVGDADDSYAYDGKRVSKWNKEAQDYGQPWVVGDVIGCCIDLDGDEISFYRNGVSLGVAFIGIRKMVPGLGYYPAISLSQGERCELNFGEIPFRYPVKGFLPIQPPPTRSSIATDLLNCFRRLIEMQRVGRAEFSSVEKLRRLKRFVSFEKLSHPVSRGICEELFSTLAAEDGSTKYISCGPLLSLIMEVFRMHPPHDYMSLDSILDSLLEFPESRILFEHIISSLSTLCKTAPLSLTENCPYSGSYIYLALACHILRREEVMTLWWRSSDFDLLFEGFLSRKSPNKQDLQGLMPSIWWSGSCEDVSNEASLLLTTGALSEIINKVEEKQRDLCRLVMQFMPPTSPPQLPGSVFKTFLQNILLKNRGADRDSPPPGVSSNSVLVSLFGIVLHFLSEGFGDICDWMKDSGTSDVGFLHRGGQQAFPVGLFLKNDPHRVDIPRLGGSYNHLAKSHPISIEQHEEVIRWEEGCMDNVKDRVTHLSKQKPCCCSTYDADFTRISKDSIRHMGKGSRGHCSSIRERSAHVAAECSTSSLNDDIADKPSTSDQSESEFGFLPMQQMRYVPRENNVSSATLKEEELLDTMLLLYHLGLAPNFKQASLYMNRQSQSISLLEETDKQIRENINREHVKRLKEVRGVYREEVMDCVRHCAWYRISLFSRWKQRGMYAACMWIVQLLLILSKDDSVFLYIPEYYLETLVDCFHVLRKSDPPFVPATIFLKQGLTSFVTFVVTHFNDPRISSVELRDLLLQSIYILVQYKEFLSELECNEAAMQRMPKALLSTFDSRSWIPVTNILLRLCKGSGFGSSTRGESSSSSSVIYQKLLRDVCLHDEELFSTFLNHLFNTLSWAMTEFSVSVREMQESYKVLEFQQRKCSVIFDLSCNLARILEFCTHEIPQAFISGADTNLRRLTEVIVFILNHLNSAADQELFDLCHSCSFVRRPGQPPEKLNRGMILAPLAGIILNLLEASRESDTGDNDMVGIFASMDCPDTVVSGFQYLLEYNWASLFRADDYLEKIRQLEIFSGLLICRSEVVEVERIAYGGETDYDDSICCICYTSQANAQFVPCSHVSCFGCISRHLLNGERCFFCNATVLEVIKTDANADQGHFSNLEE comes from the exons ATGGCAGAAGACGGCCTACGTATAGGGATAGGTGGCCTTTCTTCTGGGTTGGCTGTGGTATTGAATGGTGAAGATAGGAAGGAGAGTTCTCAGAAAACTCATCTTGTTTCATATTGTGATGGTTTTGGCGATCAATCTGTGGAAAGAACCCTTGAGCACATCTTTGATCTTCCATACAAGTGTATTAAGTCACTCTCTTGTTCAATAGATGCTGAAATGGTTCGCTTAGTTATAAAGAACGAATTTCTGAAGTACCACATAAATCAGAAGACTGTTACAGACAGAAAACGAGAAGGGGTTTTGACTGCTGGTGGTGATGGTTGTAAACATCAGGTTATTCAATTAGAGGAATCAAGCATCTGTGGTGATATTCGAATAGTCAAACATCCTTTGATCATGGAGAGTCATTCTCTATTCAGCAGTGCTAGGGCCAATGCTTGTGTCTGGAAAGGGAAATGGATGTATGAAGTAACTCTTGAAACTTCTGGTATACAACAGCTAGGCTGGGCGACTCTTTCCTGCccattcactgatcacaagggTGTGGGTGATGCTGATGATTCATATGCATACGATGGAAAAAGGGTCAGTAAATGGAATAAGGAAGCTCAGGATTATGGTCAGCCATGGGTTGTTGGTGATGTGATTGGATGTTGTATAGATTTGGATGGTGATGAGATATCATTTTATCGAAATGGAGTTTCACTTGGTGTAGCATTTATTGGTATTCGTAAGATGGTACCTGGATTGGGATATTATCCAGCAATTTCTCTTTCTCAAGGTGAACGTTGTGAGTTAAACTTTGGGGAAATCCCTTTCAGGTACCCAGTAAAAGGTTTCCTTCCCATTCAGCCTCCACCAACCAGAAGTTCAATTGCTACTGATCTGCTTAATTGTTTTAGAAGGCTAATTGAAATGCAGCGTGTGGGAAGGGCAGAGTTCAGTTCTGTTGAGAAATTGCGAAGATTGAAAAGGTTTGTATCATTTGAAAAACTTTCGCACCCTGTCTCTCGTGGGATATGTGAGGAATTATTCTCTACACTTGCTGCTGAAGACGGAAGCACAAAGTATATATCTTGTGGTCCACTTCTATCACTGATAATGGAGGTCTTTAGGATGCATCCTCCACATGACTATATGAGTTTGGACAGCATACTTGATTCTCTTCTAGAGTTCCCAGAGTCGAGAATTTTGTTTGAACATATCATAAGTTCGCTGTCGACCTTATGCAAAACAGCGCCATTGAGCCTTACAGAAAACTGTCCTTACTCAGGTTCATATATATATCTGGCCTTGGCATGCCACATCTTAAGGCGGGAAGAAGTAATGACACTGTGGTGGAGATCTTCAGATTTTGACCTCTTATTTGAAGGGTTTTTGTCGCGGAAGAGTCCTAACAAGCAGGATCTTCAAGGTCTGATGCCTTCTATATGGTGGTCTGGTTCGTGTGAGGATGTGTCAAATGAGGCTAGCCTGTTACTGACTACAGGTGCTTTGTCAGAAATAATTAACAAG GTTGAAGAGAAGCAGAGGGACCTCTGCCGCTTGGTTATGCAGTTCATGCCACCCACATCACCACCTCAGCTTCCTGGATCTGTATTCAAGACATTCTTACAAAACATTCTACTTAAAAACAGGGGTGCAGATCGAGATTCGCCACCACCTGGTGTTTCAAGCAATTCTGTACTTGTTTCTTTGTTTGGTATCGTACTCCATTTCCTCTCTGAGGGGTTCGGGGACATTTGTGATTGGATGAAGGACTCTGGAACCTCTGATGTTGGTTTCCTACACAGAGGAGGCCAGCAAGCTTTTCCTGTAGGCTTGTTTCTCAAGAATGATCCTCATCGAGTTGATATTCCTAGGCTTGGTGGTTCATATAATCACCTAGCAAAATCCCATCCTATTAGTATTGAGCAGCATGAGGAAGTGATTCGGTGGGAAGAAGGGTGTATGGACAATGTAAAAGATAGGGTTACACATCTAAGTAAGCAGAAGCCGTGTTGTTGTTCTACTTATGATGCCGATTTTACAAGAATATCCAAAGATTCTATCAGGCACATGGGAAAAGGTTCACGGGGACATTGCAGCTCTATTCGTGAAAGGTCTGCTCATGTTGCTGCAGAATGCAGCACCAGTAGTTTGAATGATGATATTGCAGATAAACCAAGCACGAGTGATCAGTCGGAATCAGAGTTTGGCTTCCTTCCTATGCAGCAAATGAGATATGTTCCCAGAGAGAACAATGTTTCTTCAGCAACACTAAAAGAAGAGGAGCTACTGGATACCATGCTTTTGCTGTACCATTTAGGTCTTGCACCCAATTTCAAGCAG GCATCATTGTATATGAATCGGCAATCACAGTCTATCTCTCTTCTGGAAGAAACTGATAAGCAGATCAGAGAAAACATTAACAGGGAGCATGTAAAGCGCTTGAAGGAGGTTCGTGGCGTATATAGAGAAGAAGTAATGGATTGTGTCAGACATTGTGCTTG GTATCGTATTTCTCTATTTTCTCGGTGGAAGCAGAGGGGGATGTATGCAGCGTGCATGTGGATTGTTCAGTTGCTTTTAATTCTTAGCAAAGATGACTCAGTCTTCCTTTATATTCCTGAGTACTATTTGGAAACTTTG GTGGACTGCTTCCACGTACTTCGTAAAAGTGATCCTCCTTTTGTGCCTGCTACAATATTTCTCAAGCAAGGACTCACATCCTTT GTTACTTTTGTTGTCACCCACTTCAATGATCCAAGGATATCGAGTGTGGAGTTGCGAGATCTTCTTCTGCAGTCTATTTATATCTTGGTGCAGTACAAGGAGTTCTTGTCTGAATTAGAATGTAATGAAGCCGCAATGCAGAGAATGCCTAAAGCACTACTATCTACTTTTGACAGTAGATCGTGGATTCCTGTAACAAATATACTTCTCCGTTTGTGCAAAGGTTCAGGCTTTGGATCATCAACACGTGGAGAATCATCTTCCTCTTCATCAGTTATATATCAG AAATTATTGCGAGACGTTTGCTTGCATGATGAAGAACTATTTTCTACCTTTCTGAATCATTTGTTCAACACTCTGAGTTGGGCAATGACGGAATTTTCAGTTTCAGTTCGCGAGATGCAGGAAAGTTACAAG GTGTTGGAGTTTCAGCAAAGGAAATGCAGTGTCATATTTGATCTATCCTGCAATCTTGCAAggattttagaattttgtacCCATGAGATACCTCAAGCGTTTATCTCTGGGGCAGATACAAATTTGCGAAGGCTGACGGAAGTGATCGTCTTTATACTAAACCACTTAAATTCTGCAGCTGATCAAGAACTTTTTGACCT TTGTCATTCTTGCAGTTTCGTAAGGCGTCCAGGTCAGCCCCCAGAGAAACTAAACAGAGGCATGATTTTGGCACCCCTTGCTGGAATCATTCTTAATTTGCTGGAGGCTAGCAGGGAGTCGGATACTGGAGATAATGACATGGTTGGGATTTTTGCCAGCATGGACTGCCCTGATACTGTAGTCTCTGGGTTTCAGTATCTTTTGGAGTACAATTGG gCTAGTTTATTCAGAGCAGATGATTATCTGGAAAAAATCAGGCAACTGGAGATATTTTCAGGTCTGCTTATCTGTCGGTCAGAGGTAGTGGAAGTTGAGAGAATAGCCTATGGGGGTGAAACAGATTATGATGACAGCATCTGCTGCATCTGTTATACGAGTCAAGCAAATGCTCAATTTGTCCCTTGTTCGCACGTTTCTTGCTTCGGCTGCATTTCAAGACACCTTCTGAACGGTGAGAGATGCTTCTTTTGCAATGCAACTGTTTTAGAAGTTATCAAGACTGATGCAAATGCAGATCAAGGACATTTCTCAAATTTGGAAGAGTAA
- the LOC107017823 gene encoding E3 ubiquitin-protein ligase RKP isoform X2 yields MAEDGLRIGIGGLSSGLAVVLNGEDRKESSQKTHLVSYCDGFGDQSVERTLEHIFDLPYKCIKSLSCSIDAEMVRLVIKNEFLKYHINQKTVTDRKREGVLTAGGDGCKHQVIQLEESSICGDIRIVKHPLIMESHSLFSSARANACVWKGKWMYEVTLETSGIQQLGWATLSCPFTDHKGVGDADDSYAYDGKRVSKWNKEAQDYGQPWVVGDVIGCCIDLDGDEISFYRNGVSLGVAFIGIRKMVPGLGYYPAISLSQGERCELNFGEIPFRYPVKGFLPIQPPPTRSSIATDLLNCFRRLIEMQRVGRAEFSSVEKLRRLKRFVSFEKLSHPVSRGICEELFSTLAAEDGSTKYISCGPLLSLIMEVFRMHPPHDYMSLDSILDSLLEFPESRILFEHIISSLSTLCKTAPLSLTENCPYSGSYIYLALACHILRREEVMTLWWRSSDFDLLFEGFLSRKSPNKQDLQGLMPSIWWSGSCEDVSNEASLLLTTGALSEIINKVEEKQRDLCRLVMQFMPPTSPPQLPGSVFKTFLQNILLKNRGADRDSPPPGVSSNSVLVSLFGIVLHFLSEGFGDICDWMKDSGTSDVGFLHRGGQQAFPVGLFLKNDPHRVDIPRLGGSYNHLAKSHPISIEQHEEVIRWEEGCMDNVKDRVTHLSKQKPCCCSTYDADFTRISKDSIRHMGKGSRGHCSSIRERSAHVAAECSTSSLNDDIADKPSTSDQSESEFGFLPMQQMRYVPRENNVSSATLKEEELLDTMLLLYHLGLAPNFKQASLYMNRQSQSISLLEETDKQIRENINREHVKRLKEVRGVYREEVMDCVRHCAWYRISLFSRWKQRGMYAACMWIVQLLLILSKDDSVFLYIPEYYLETLVDCFHVLRKSDPPFVPATIFLKQGLTSFVTFVVTHFNDPRISSVELRDLLLQSIYILVQYKEFLSELECNEAAMQRMPKALLSTFDSRSWIPVTNILLRLCKGSGFGSSTRGESSSSSSVIYQKLLRDVCLHDEELFSTFLNHLFNTLSWAMTEFSVSVREMQESYKVLEFQQRKCSVIFDLSCNLARILEFCTHEIPQAFISGADTNLRRLTEVIVFILNHLNSAADQELFDLFVRRPGQPPEKLNRGMILAPLAGIILNLLEASRESDTGDNDMVGIFASMDCPDTVVSGFQYLLEYNWASLFRADDYLEKIRQLEIFSGLLICRSEVVEVERIAYGGETDYDDSICCICYTSQANAQFVPCSHVSCFGCISRHLLNGERCFFCNATVLEVIKTDANADQGHFSNLEE; encoded by the exons ATGGCAGAAGACGGCCTACGTATAGGGATAGGTGGCCTTTCTTCTGGGTTGGCTGTGGTATTGAATGGTGAAGATAGGAAGGAGAGTTCTCAGAAAACTCATCTTGTTTCATATTGTGATGGTTTTGGCGATCAATCTGTGGAAAGAACCCTTGAGCACATCTTTGATCTTCCATACAAGTGTATTAAGTCACTCTCTTGTTCAATAGATGCTGAAATGGTTCGCTTAGTTATAAAGAACGAATTTCTGAAGTACCACATAAATCAGAAGACTGTTACAGACAGAAAACGAGAAGGGGTTTTGACTGCTGGTGGTGATGGTTGTAAACATCAGGTTATTCAATTAGAGGAATCAAGCATCTGTGGTGATATTCGAATAGTCAAACATCCTTTGATCATGGAGAGTCATTCTCTATTCAGCAGTGCTAGGGCCAATGCTTGTGTCTGGAAAGGGAAATGGATGTATGAAGTAACTCTTGAAACTTCTGGTATACAACAGCTAGGCTGGGCGACTCTTTCCTGCccattcactgatcacaagggTGTGGGTGATGCTGATGATTCATATGCATACGATGGAAAAAGGGTCAGTAAATGGAATAAGGAAGCTCAGGATTATGGTCAGCCATGGGTTGTTGGTGATGTGATTGGATGTTGTATAGATTTGGATGGTGATGAGATATCATTTTATCGAAATGGAGTTTCACTTGGTGTAGCATTTATTGGTATTCGTAAGATGGTACCTGGATTGGGATATTATCCAGCAATTTCTCTTTCTCAAGGTGAACGTTGTGAGTTAAACTTTGGGGAAATCCCTTTCAGGTACCCAGTAAAAGGTTTCCTTCCCATTCAGCCTCCACCAACCAGAAGTTCAATTGCTACTGATCTGCTTAATTGTTTTAGAAGGCTAATTGAAATGCAGCGTGTGGGAAGGGCAGAGTTCAGTTCTGTTGAGAAATTGCGAAGATTGAAAAGGTTTGTATCATTTGAAAAACTTTCGCACCCTGTCTCTCGTGGGATATGTGAGGAATTATTCTCTACACTTGCTGCTGAAGACGGAAGCACAAAGTATATATCTTGTGGTCCACTTCTATCACTGATAATGGAGGTCTTTAGGATGCATCCTCCACATGACTATATGAGTTTGGACAGCATACTTGATTCTCTTCTAGAGTTCCCAGAGTCGAGAATTTTGTTTGAACATATCATAAGTTCGCTGTCGACCTTATGCAAAACAGCGCCATTGAGCCTTACAGAAAACTGTCCTTACTCAGGTTCATATATATATCTGGCCTTGGCATGCCACATCTTAAGGCGGGAAGAAGTAATGACACTGTGGTGGAGATCTTCAGATTTTGACCTCTTATTTGAAGGGTTTTTGTCGCGGAAGAGTCCTAACAAGCAGGATCTTCAAGGTCTGATGCCTTCTATATGGTGGTCTGGTTCGTGTGAGGATGTGTCAAATGAGGCTAGCCTGTTACTGACTACAGGTGCTTTGTCAGAAATAATTAACAAG GTTGAAGAGAAGCAGAGGGACCTCTGCCGCTTGGTTATGCAGTTCATGCCACCCACATCACCACCTCAGCTTCCTGGATCTGTATTCAAGACATTCTTACAAAACATTCTACTTAAAAACAGGGGTGCAGATCGAGATTCGCCACCACCTGGTGTTTCAAGCAATTCTGTACTTGTTTCTTTGTTTGGTATCGTACTCCATTTCCTCTCTGAGGGGTTCGGGGACATTTGTGATTGGATGAAGGACTCTGGAACCTCTGATGTTGGTTTCCTACACAGAGGAGGCCAGCAAGCTTTTCCTGTAGGCTTGTTTCTCAAGAATGATCCTCATCGAGTTGATATTCCTAGGCTTGGTGGTTCATATAATCACCTAGCAAAATCCCATCCTATTAGTATTGAGCAGCATGAGGAAGTGATTCGGTGGGAAGAAGGGTGTATGGACAATGTAAAAGATAGGGTTACACATCTAAGTAAGCAGAAGCCGTGTTGTTGTTCTACTTATGATGCCGATTTTACAAGAATATCCAAAGATTCTATCAGGCACATGGGAAAAGGTTCACGGGGACATTGCAGCTCTATTCGTGAAAGGTCTGCTCATGTTGCTGCAGAATGCAGCACCAGTAGTTTGAATGATGATATTGCAGATAAACCAAGCACGAGTGATCAGTCGGAATCAGAGTTTGGCTTCCTTCCTATGCAGCAAATGAGATATGTTCCCAGAGAGAACAATGTTTCTTCAGCAACACTAAAAGAAGAGGAGCTACTGGATACCATGCTTTTGCTGTACCATTTAGGTCTTGCACCCAATTTCAAGCAG GCATCATTGTATATGAATCGGCAATCACAGTCTATCTCTCTTCTGGAAGAAACTGATAAGCAGATCAGAGAAAACATTAACAGGGAGCATGTAAAGCGCTTGAAGGAGGTTCGTGGCGTATATAGAGAAGAAGTAATGGATTGTGTCAGACATTGTGCTTG GTATCGTATTTCTCTATTTTCTCGGTGGAAGCAGAGGGGGATGTATGCAGCGTGCATGTGGATTGTTCAGTTGCTTTTAATTCTTAGCAAAGATGACTCAGTCTTCCTTTATATTCCTGAGTACTATTTGGAAACTTTG GTGGACTGCTTCCACGTACTTCGTAAAAGTGATCCTCCTTTTGTGCCTGCTACAATATTTCTCAAGCAAGGACTCACATCCTTT GTTACTTTTGTTGTCACCCACTTCAATGATCCAAGGATATCGAGTGTGGAGTTGCGAGATCTTCTTCTGCAGTCTATTTATATCTTGGTGCAGTACAAGGAGTTCTTGTCTGAATTAGAATGTAATGAAGCCGCAATGCAGAGAATGCCTAAAGCACTACTATCTACTTTTGACAGTAGATCGTGGATTCCTGTAACAAATATACTTCTCCGTTTGTGCAAAGGTTCAGGCTTTGGATCATCAACACGTGGAGAATCATCTTCCTCTTCATCAGTTATATATCAG AAATTATTGCGAGACGTTTGCTTGCATGATGAAGAACTATTTTCTACCTTTCTGAATCATTTGTTCAACACTCTGAGTTGGGCAATGACGGAATTTTCAGTTTCAGTTCGCGAGATGCAGGAAAGTTACAAG GTGTTGGAGTTTCAGCAAAGGAAATGCAGTGTCATATTTGATCTATCCTGCAATCTTGCAAggattttagaattttgtacCCATGAGATACCTCAAGCGTTTATCTCTGGGGCAGATACAAATTTGCGAAGGCTGACGGAAGTGATCGTCTTTATACTAAACCACTTAAATTCTGCAGCTGATCAAGAACTTTTTGACCT TTTCGTAAGGCGTCCAGGTCAGCCCCCAGAGAAACTAAACAGAGGCATGATTTTGGCACCCCTTGCTGGAATCATTCTTAATTTGCTGGAGGCTAGCAGGGAGTCGGATACTGGAGATAATGACATGGTTGGGATTTTTGCCAGCATGGACTGCCCTGATACTGTAGTCTCTGGGTTTCAGTATCTTTTGGAGTACAATTGG gCTAGTTTATTCAGAGCAGATGATTATCTGGAAAAAATCAGGCAACTGGAGATATTTTCAGGTCTGCTTATCTGTCGGTCAGAGGTAGTGGAAGTTGAGAGAATAGCCTATGGGGGTGAAACAGATTATGATGACAGCATCTGCTGCATCTGTTATACGAGTCAAGCAAATGCTCAATTTGTCCCTTGTTCGCACGTTTCTTGCTTCGGCTGCATTTCAAGACACCTTCTGAACGGTGAGAGATGCTTCTTTTGCAATGCAACTGTTTTAGAAGTTATCAAGACTGATGCAAATGCAGATCAAGGACATTTCTCAAATTTGGAAGAGTAA
- the LOC107017823 gene encoding E3 ubiquitin-protein ligase RKP isoform X3 gives MAEDGLRIGIGGLSSGLAVVLNGEDRKESSQKTHLVSYCDGFGDQSVERTLEHIFDLPYKCIKSLSCSIDAEMVRLVIKNEFLKYHINQKTVTDRKREGVLTAGGDGCKHQVIQLEESSICGDIRIVKHPLIMESHSLFSSARANACVWKGKWMYEVTLETSGIQQLGWATLSCPFTDHKGVGDADDSYAYDGKRVSKWNKEAQDYGQPWVVGDVIGCCIDLDGDEISFYRNGVSLGVAFIGIRKMVPGLGYYPAISLSQGERCELNFGEIPFRYPVKGFLPIQPPPTRSSIATDLLNCFRRLIEMQRVGRAEFSSVEKLRRLKRFVSFEKLSHPVSRGICEELFSTLAAEDGSTKYISCGPLLSLIMEVFRMHPPHDYMSLDSILDSLLEFPESRILFEHIISSLSTLCKTAPLSLTENCPYSGSYIYLALACHILRREEVMTLWWRSSDFDLLFEGFLSRKSPNKQDLQGLMPSIWWSGSCEDVSNEASLLLTTGALSEIINKVEEKQRDLCRLVMQFMPPTSPPQLPGSVFKTFLQNILLKNRGADRDSPPPGVSSNSVLVSLFGIVLHFLSEGFGDICDWMKDSGTSDVGFLHRGGQQAFPVGLFLKNDPHRVDIPRLGGSYNHLAKSHPISIEQHEEVIRWEEGCMDNVKDRVTHLSKQKPCCCSTYDADFTRISKDSIRHMGKGSRGHCSSIRERSAHVAAECSTSSLNDDIADKPSTSDQSESEFGFLPMQQMRYVPRENNVSSATLKEEELLDTMLLLYHLGLAPNFKQASLYMNRQSQSISLLEETDKQIRENINREHVKRLKEVRGVYREEVMDCVRHCAWYRISLFSRWKQRGMYAACMWIVQLLLILSKDDSVFLYIPEYYLETLVDCFHVLRKSDPPFVPATIFLKQGLTSFVTFVVTHFNDPRISSVELRDLLLQSIYILVQYKEFLSELECNEAAMQRMPKALLSTFDSRSWIPVTNILLRLCKGSGFGSSTRGESSSSSSVIYQKLLRDVCLHDEELFSTFLNHLFNTLSWAMTEFSVSVREMQESYKVLEFQQRKCSVIFDLSCNLARILEFCTHEIPQAFISGADTNLRRLTEVIVFILNHLNSAADQELFDLLLFL, from the exons ATGGCAGAAGACGGCCTACGTATAGGGATAGGTGGCCTTTCTTCTGGGTTGGCTGTGGTATTGAATGGTGAAGATAGGAAGGAGAGTTCTCAGAAAACTCATCTTGTTTCATATTGTGATGGTTTTGGCGATCAATCTGTGGAAAGAACCCTTGAGCACATCTTTGATCTTCCATACAAGTGTATTAAGTCACTCTCTTGTTCAATAGATGCTGAAATGGTTCGCTTAGTTATAAAGAACGAATTTCTGAAGTACCACATAAATCAGAAGACTGTTACAGACAGAAAACGAGAAGGGGTTTTGACTGCTGGTGGTGATGGTTGTAAACATCAGGTTATTCAATTAGAGGAATCAAGCATCTGTGGTGATATTCGAATAGTCAAACATCCTTTGATCATGGAGAGTCATTCTCTATTCAGCAGTGCTAGGGCCAATGCTTGTGTCTGGAAAGGGAAATGGATGTATGAAGTAACTCTTGAAACTTCTGGTATACAACAGCTAGGCTGGGCGACTCTTTCCTGCccattcactgatcacaagggTGTGGGTGATGCTGATGATTCATATGCATACGATGGAAAAAGGGTCAGTAAATGGAATAAGGAAGCTCAGGATTATGGTCAGCCATGGGTTGTTGGTGATGTGATTGGATGTTGTATAGATTTGGATGGTGATGAGATATCATTTTATCGAAATGGAGTTTCACTTGGTGTAGCATTTATTGGTATTCGTAAGATGGTACCTGGATTGGGATATTATCCAGCAATTTCTCTTTCTCAAGGTGAACGTTGTGAGTTAAACTTTGGGGAAATCCCTTTCAGGTACCCAGTAAAAGGTTTCCTTCCCATTCAGCCTCCACCAACCAGAAGTTCAATTGCTACTGATCTGCTTAATTGTTTTAGAAGGCTAATTGAAATGCAGCGTGTGGGAAGGGCAGAGTTCAGTTCTGTTGAGAAATTGCGAAGATTGAAAAGGTTTGTATCATTTGAAAAACTTTCGCACCCTGTCTCTCGTGGGATATGTGAGGAATTATTCTCTACACTTGCTGCTGAAGACGGAAGCACAAAGTATATATCTTGTGGTCCACTTCTATCACTGATAATGGAGGTCTTTAGGATGCATCCTCCACATGACTATATGAGTTTGGACAGCATACTTGATTCTCTTCTAGAGTTCCCAGAGTCGAGAATTTTGTTTGAACATATCATAAGTTCGCTGTCGACCTTATGCAAAACAGCGCCATTGAGCCTTACAGAAAACTGTCCTTACTCAGGTTCATATATATATCTGGCCTTGGCATGCCACATCTTAAGGCGGGAAGAAGTAATGACACTGTGGTGGAGATCTTCAGATTTTGACCTCTTATTTGAAGGGTTTTTGTCGCGGAAGAGTCCTAACAAGCAGGATCTTCAAGGTCTGATGCCTTCTATATGGTGGTCTGGTTCGTGTGAGGATGTGTCAAATGAGGCTAGCCTGTTACTGACTACAGGTGCTTTGTCAGAAATAATTAACAAG GTTGAAGAGAAGCAGAGGGACCTCTGCCGCTTGGTTATGCAGTTCATGCCACCCACATCACCACCTCAGCTTCCTGGATCTGTATTCAAGACATTCTTACAAAACATTCTACTTAAAAACAGGGGTGCAGATCGAGATTCGCCACCACCTGGTGTTTCAAGCAATTCTGTACTTGTTTCTTTGTTTGGTATCGTACTCCATTTCCTCTCTGAGGGGTTCGGGGACATTTGTGATTGGATGAAGGACTCTGGAACCTCTGATGTTGGTTTCCTACACAGAGGAGGCCAGCAAGCTTTTCCTGTAGGCTTGTTTCTCAAGAATGATCCTCATCGAGTTGATATTCCTAGGCTTGGTGGTTCATATAATCACCTAGCAAAATCCCATCCTATTAGTATTGAGCAGCATGAGGAAGTGATTCGGTGGGAAGAAGGGTGTATGGACAATGTAAAAGATAGGGTTACACATCTAAGTAAGCAGAAGCCGTGTTGTTGTTCTACTTATGATGCCGATTTTACAAGAATATCCAAAGATTCTATCAGGCACATGGGAAAAGGTTCACGGGGACATTGCAGCTCTATTCGTGAAAGGTCTGCTCATGTTGCTGCAGAATGCAGCACCAGTAGTTTGAATGATGATATTGCAGATAAACCAAGCACGAGTGATCAGTCGGAATCAGAGTTTGGCTTCCTTCCTATGCAGCAAATGAGATATGTTCCCAGAGAGAACAATGTTTCTTCAGCAACACTAAAAGAAGAGGAGCTACTGGATACCATGCTTTTGCTGTACCATTTAGGTCTTGCACCCAATTTCAAGCAG GCATCATTGTATATGAATCGGCAATCACAGTCTATCTCTCTTCTGGAAGAAACTGATAAGCAGATCAGAGAAAACATTAACAGGGAGCATGTAAAGCGCTTGAAGGAGGTTCGTGGCGTATATAGAGAAGAAGTAATGGATTGTGTCAGACATTGTGCTTG GTATCGTATTTCTCTATTTTCTCGGTGGAAGCAGAGGGGGATGTATGCAGCGTGCATGTGGATTGTTCAGTTGCTTTTAATTCTTAGCAAAGATGACTCAGTCTTCCTTTATATTCCTGAGTACTATTTGGAAACTTTG GTGGACTGCTTCCACGTACTTCGTAAAAGTGATCCTCCTTTTGTGCCTGCTACAATATTTCTCAAGCAAGGACTCACATCCTTT GTTACTTTTGTTGTCACCCACTTCAATGATCCAAGGATATCGAGTGTGGAGTTGCGAGATCTTCTTCTGCAGTCTATTTATATCTTGGTGCAGTACAAGGAGTTCTTGTCTGAATTAGAATGTAATGAAGCCGCAATGCAGAGAATGCCTAAAGCACTACTATCTACTTTTGACAGTAGATCGTGGATTCCTGTAACAAATATACTTCTCCGTTTGTGCAAAGGTTCAGGCTTTGGATCATCAACACGTGGAGAATCATCTTCCTCTTCATCAGTTATATATCAG AAATTATTGCGAGACGTTTGCTTGCATGATGAAGAACTATTTTCTACCTTTCTGAATCATTTGTTCAACACTCTGAGTTGGGCAATGACGGAATTTTCAGTTTCAGTTCGCGAGATGCAGGAAAGTTACAAG GTGTTGGAGTTTCAGCAAAGGAAATGCAGTGTCATATTTGATCTATCCTGCAATCTTGCAAggattttagaattttgtacCCATGAGATACCTCAAGCGTTTATCTCTGGGGCAGATACAAATTTGCGAAGGCTGACGGAAGTGATCGTCTTTATACTAAACCACTTAAATTCTGCAGCTGATCAAGAACTTTTTGACCT ACTGTTATTTCTTTAG